Proteins encoded by one window of Nostoc sp. ATCC 53789:
- a CDS encoding DUF928 domain-containing protein — protein MKNFQLTIALGIAFTIINIPYTLQLQALPVNNHLSSVKFIPPPPPPDRSAAGSRGGAASRGCDAANKTVTALVPTYQQTLNQSKQVVVPITQVWGLTNAEHPYFFFFVPYKASSIANIEFVLQERTNNKSQTLYRTYLIPPESPGIISVHFPPNKSSLQVGKMYHWFFKVRVQCDHKQPTKLDYADGWVQRVNQNTTLTEQLKQATPQQKATLYAANGIWYDAIVSLAQLRHTNPQNGILLAEWKTLLYSVGLGEIANQPLINCCQPRFNNTN, from the coding sequence ATGAAAAACTTTCAATTAACCATAGCTTTAGGAATAGCATTTACCATTATTAATATACCCTACACTCTACAACTCCAGGCGTTACCAGTTAATAATCATCTGTCCTCAGTCAAATTTATCCCACCGCCGCCACCACCAGACCGAAGTGCAGCCGGTTCTAGAGGTGGGGCTGCAAGCCGTGGATGCGATGCAGCCAATAAAACGGTAACAGCCTTAGTACCTACCTATCAACAAACTCTTAACCAGAGTAAGCAAGTAGTCGTTCCCATAACTCAAGTTTGGGGTTTAACAAACGCTGAACATCCTTACTTCTTCTTTTTTGTTCCCTACAAAGCCTCATCTATAGCCAACATAGAGTTTGTTTTGCAAGAGCGAACCAATAACAAAAGCCAAACTTTATACCGAACTTATCTGATCCCACCAGAATCACCAGGAATTATTAGCGTTCATTTTCCGCCAAATAAAAGCTCATTGCAGGTGGGAAAAATGTATCACTGGTTTTTTAAGGTAAGGGTTCAATGCGACCATAAACAACCTACGAAACTGGATTATGCAGATGGTTGGGTACAAAGAGTTAACCAAAATACAACATTAACAGAACAACTTAAACAAGCAACACCCCAGCAAAAAGCGACGCTTTATGCAGCAAATGGTATTTGGTACGATGCTATCGTGAGCTTGGCACAATTACGCCATACCAATCCCCAAAATGGGATTTTACTAGCAGAGTGGAAAACTTTGCTTTATTCAGTTGGCTTAGGAGAAATAGCTAATCAACCACTGATTAATTGTTGCCAACCCCGTTTTAATAATACTAATTAA
- a CDS encoding CHASE2 domain-containing protein codes for MGKLVVLKLGTGSFEVGFPVTLQIGDENVRPIVEISGELPPAPEIPLCYHQWQSIYCKLKFSGRPIGIPKQSTQTLSLEDCEKAADNLRFHLNSWLSSTTFRPIREKWLEKLLPEDHIRVLLQTNDLRLQKLPWHLWDLLERYPKAEIALSAPSYEQVSRNSPPQLQVKVLAILGNSQGIDIQTDSQLLKELPHANATFLVEPSSKDLTDQLWEQDWQILFFAGHSATDGSGNEGKIYINQTESLTINQLKYGLRKAVERGLHLAIFNSCDGLGLAREFADLHIPQIIVMREPVPDRVAQEFLKYFLEAFACGKSLYIAVREARERLQGLETQFPCATWLPVIYQNPATMPLLWRELQVNQNSQQIIPVLKAPTRGGINLRQALSAVMLASIVITPLLMGVRYFGLLQSWELMAFDHLLRLRPQEKPDSRILVITVTEEDVQAQSPNRQGSLSDEALDKLLAKLEAYQPRVIGLDIYRDYAVQPAYPKLAERMRKSDRFVAVCQVSNPQTSKPGIKPPPEISPNALGFSDIVIDADNVVRRHLLALTPPPSSPCTAPYALNVQLTLRYLYPKGIKLQFSPDGVWQLGKLTLKPIEAHTGGYQGIDALGHQILLNYRSFSNLEAIAPRITLQQALAGKLKADAVKDRIILIGTTAESFRDYSLTPYASSQGKSQEIAGVFLQAQMVSQLLSAALDGRTLLSTWNVWGEVIWVWGWAITGGLLAAYLRSATALALAIGVAFLSLYGFCLILLILYSYWLPFIPAAIALGNSAVILVAFIKPSKES; via the coding sequence TTGGGGAAGTTAGTAGTTTTAAAGTTAGGTACGGGAAGTTTTGAAGTGGGATTTCCTGTAACATTACAAATTGGGGATGAAAATGTCCGACCAATTGTAGAGATTAGTGGCGAACTACCGCCAGCCCCAGAAATTCCCCTTTGCTACCATCAATGGCAGTCTATTTACTGTAAACTAAAATTTTCTGGTCGCCCCATCGGTATTCCTAAGCAATCAACACAAACTCTTTCTTTAGAAGATTGCGAAAAAGCGGCGGATAATTTGAGATTTCACTTAAATAGCTGGCTATCATCCACTACTTTTCGCCCTATCCGCGAAAAATGGCTGGAAAAACTGCTACCAGAAGACCATATCCGCGTACTACTCCAAACCAATGACCTAAGATTGCAAAAACTCCCTTGGCATTTATGGGATTTATTAGAACGTTATCCCAAAGCCGAAATTGCTCTGAGTGCGCCTAGTTATGAACAAGTTAGCCGCAACTCACCCCCTCAATTGCAGGTGAAAGTTTTAGCAATTTTGGGTAACAGTCAAGGAATTGATATCCAGACAGATAGTCAGCTTTTAAAAGAATTACCTCACGCCAATGCTACATTCCTAGTCGAGCCATCAAGTAAAGACCTCACTGACCAGCTATGGGAGCAAGACTGGCAGATTTTATTTTTCGCCGGACATAGTGCTACTGATGGAAGCGGTAATGAAGGGAAAATTTATATTAATCAAACAGAAAGTTTGACAATTAATCAATTGAAGTATGGTTTGCGAAAAGCAGTAGAACGAGGGTTACATTTAGCAATTTTTAATTCCTGCGATGGTTTGGGTTTGGCGCGGGAGTTCGCAGATTTGCATATACCCCAAATCATCGTCATGCGAGAACCAGTTCCTGATAGGGTGGCGCAAGAATTTTTGAAGTATTTTTTAGAAGCTTTTGCTTGTGGTAAATCTTTATACATAGCAGTCAGAGAAGCCCGAGAACGGTTGCAAGGACTAGAAACTCAATTTCCCTGTGCTACTTGGTTGCCTGTAATTTATCAAAATCCAGCAACGATGCCTTTACTGTGGCGAGAATTGCAGGTCAACCAGAATAGTCAGCAAATAATACCCGTACTGAAAGCCCCAACGAGGGGAGGTATCAACCTACGACAAGCTTTGTCTGCGGTCATGCTTGCCAGCATAGTCATCACACCATTATTAATGGGAGTACGGTATTTTGGTTTACTGCAATCATGGGAGTTAATGGCATTTGACCATCTGCTGCGTCTGCGCCCCCAGGAAAAACCAGATTCTCGCATACTGGTAATTACAGTTACCGAAGAAGATGTACAAGCCCAATCTCCCAATCGACAAGGGTCTTTATCAGATGAGGCTTTAGATAAGTTGTTAGCAAAATTGGAAGCATATCAACCACGGGTGATTGGTTTGGATATATACCGGGATTATGCTGTACAGCCAGCTTATCCAAAGTTGGCAGAACGGATGAGAAAAAGCGATCGCTTTGTGGCAGTATGTCAAGTTAGTAACCCCCAAACTAGCAAACCAGGCATCAAACCACCACCAGAAATTTCTCCCAACGCTCTCGGCTTTAGTGATATCGTCATCGATGCTGATAATGTGGTGCGGCGGCATCTGTTGGCGTTAACTCCCCCTCCCTCATCTCCCTGTACTGCACCTTATGCCTTAAATGTGCAGTTGACATTACGTTATTTATATCCAAAAGGAATTAAGTTACAATTTAGCCCTGATGGTGTATGGCAACTAGGTAAGCTTACCTTAAAGCCAATTGAGGCTCATACCGGAGGCTACCAAGGTATTGATGCGTTGGGACACCAAATTTTACTCAATTATCGTTCTTTTTCTAACTTAGAAGCGATCGCACCCCGCATTACCCTACAACAAGCGCTGGCTGGCAAACTAAAAGCCGATGCAGTCAAAGACCGGATAATTTTAATTGGTACAACAGCTGAAAGTTTTCGTGATTATTCATTGACTCCATACGCTTCTTCTCAAGGTAAATCACAGGAAATAGCAGGAGTTTTTTTACAAGCACAAATGGTAAGTCAGTTATTGAGTGCGGCTCTAGATGGGCGGACTCTTTTATCGACTTGGAATGTATGGGGTGAAGTGATTTGGGTTTGGGGTTGGGCTATCACAGGGGGTTTGCTTGCAGCTTATCTGCGATCAGCCACTGCTTTAGCCTTGGCAATAGGGGTAGCATTCCTGAGTTTATACGGTTTTTGCCTGATATTATTAATACTATATAGTTATTGGCTTCCCTTCATACCTGCGGCGATCGCTTTAGGAAATAGTGCTGTTATCTTAGTAGCTTTCATAAAGCCTAGCAAAGAATCATAA